The sequence ATATTCATCCAAACCCAAATCAGCTTTATAATTTTTTGAAACGCCTAAATCATCATACATATAAGTGAGTGTTAGGTCATAAGGGACGGTTTCTTCCGCGGAAATTGAAATTCGTTTATTGAGATTTAATCCTGTGGCTAAGATTGTGATTCCAAACAACAAGGTAATCGACACTACCGCCATCACACGATAAGTCGAACGAATTTTATTCGAAACCTGACGCATCACGAACATGTTTAAGTTTGTGTAGTATCGTGCACGCCCTAGGCGTACAATACGCTCCACAAACCCTGCCAAAGATTTAAATAAAAGTATCGTCGCGAAGATTCCGATCCCTACTATAATTGGCATAAAGAAAATCAGTTGACCTGCTTTAAGCACCCACAAATAATCAAAAATTAAGATAGCTAGCGCACTGATTAACTGAAATAAGGTCCATCCCACAGAACCCTTTGGCATCATTTCTTGTGTTCTATGAGCATTAAACAATTCATTTAACGTAATTTTATGTAATTTCCGCTGATTTAAAAACATAATAAGTATGAAAATACCACTAAAACAATAAATAGTTCGCCGCGCACCATTGATCGAAAAGATAAACTGATAATGAATCGGAACAGCCAATATCGTTCCCATCATCACCCCTGTAATCTGCGATAAAATATAACCAGTGAAAAGACCCATAAAAAGAGCAGCAAGCCCAATCAAAAATGTTTCCGACATAAGTATTAACGACATTTTAAAACGAGACATTCCTAAAAGCATATAGAGTCCAAACTCTTGTTTACGTCTTCCAATAATAAAATTATTTGCGTACACAATAAGAAACGCAAATATCACCACAACTATCACTGAAATGACATTTAGAGCCTCTGATACAAGTTTAAAGGTACGTCCCATTTGATTTGTGAGTTCCAAGATTACAGCTTGATCTTCAAACGATCCAAAAATATAAAAAAGAGCTACAGAAAACGCCAATGTCACAAAGTACACGGTGTAATCTTTATAACTCTTTCTTACATTTTTGAATGCCATTTTAATAATCATCGATGCAACTCCTTTATCGTATTTTATCACACTTTGGTAAACAAGCACCTTACATTCTCGTAATAAAAAAGAATAACATAAAAGTTATTCTACGGCGATAAAAATATCAATACGACCATCCTCATAATATTTTTCAAAATCAATTGTATAAGCACGGTTTAATTTCCCTGATGTCTCCAACGACCAAATTAATTTCCACGTATTCAGAATACCGAAATCATCTGTTATATCAACAGGAAATACTTGATAATCATTGCGATCATCCACAACCAATAATTCACTCGTTTGTTCATATTCTGTCGCAAGTCCAAGTGAATACAATCCTTTATAGTCTGTCTTGTAATCCGTGTAAACTGCATATTTTGCTGCATCATAATGTGGTAATGATGTGTTAAACCGCTCCCACATTGAAGCAAGTTTTTGTTCAAACTCTGGATCATCAAGACTATTTGTACGAATATCTTCTCTTATAAATAAATTCATGGAAAGCTCCTTTTATACTACAACTATAATACAACATTCTATAAAAAAAACTAGATGATTTCTCTAGTTTCCTTTAATAATTGACTTACTTCCAAAATAGGTTGCGCTAAAGTAGATTAAATAGATTGCCATTACACCAAAACATGTTAAGCATGTAGGGACAATACTACTTGCTTTTAACCCTGCTAAGTCTAAGTTTACATTCACAGCGCGAATGCCCACCCAAGCATGAATTGCTGCCAGTAAGAGTGGTATAAAAAAGTATAGTGCAACTTGTTTAAAGATTGATTGATTTATCATCTTGGAATCAGTACCCAGTTTGGAAAGAACTCTGTAGCGCGCCTGATTATCGTTCGCCTCTGAAAGTTGTTGGAGGGCAAGAATAACACCACTACTAATCAAAAAGACAACACCCAGGTAAAGTCCCATAAAGGTAAATACCAATTCAATCCCCAATAACATCTCAAAAAGTTCTTCCGAACTAACGCTTATGATATCATTTTGATCATACCCAAGTTCCAAAAGTTTCTGTTCAATTGATGTTTGAACCACTGCACTCTGATCTGCATTGATGTTATAAATTGTAGTCATCGTAACCGGGTTTGTTTGAGCTGATTGTATTTTCTGTAGTGTTTCTGTACTCATAAACAAGATAATATCATTGAAGTCGCCATTTCTTACACTCATATCCGTAATGTTTTGATCGTCAATCACATCCAAAACTTCATTCCCTAAGCTGATCAATCTCGTGTTGGATTTATAATCTTTGTAATTATGTTTTAAACCATAAGGGTAGACTGTTTGGTTCTTAAGAGCAATCGTAGGTAAACCATGAAGTTCACGCATTGTATTGTAGTCATTAAGATCCGCTAAATAAAGACGCGGTGTTTGTTCGTTTTTACCAACCTCAACGATATTTTGTAAAACTTCCACCGTATATTCTGAATTATAGATGTTCATGGATACCAAAGCGTCGGCTTTTTGTTGACCGAGAAATGTCTCAACGTCACGATCACGATTGCTTGTTGAATATGGAATCATCAAAGTGTAATCAAAAGGCGTATTACGCTTTACCTGTTCATCCATAACCGAATTTAAATTAAATCCTGTCGCAAGTGTTGCAATACCAAACAGAAGTAAGAGACTAACCACCGCCATCATTTTGTAGGTGGTATTCACTTTTGAGGCAACTTGTCGAAATACAAATACGTTTAAATTCTTAAAATAGATACGTTGATTCATTTGCATAAACTTAAGCATAAATCCAGAAAGTGCTTTAAAAACGATAAAAGTAGCGAATGAACCCAAAGCAATTATAAAGGGCATGAATAGTACGAGATGAATGGGTACTAATGCCCACTTATATGCAAGAACGAGAAGCACGATACCAATGATAAATAGTATTATCGGATGTTTGTTTTCGGTGGTTTCATTTACGCGTTCTGCTTGAAACAGTTCAATAACTTTGTGTTTTCGAACTACTTTACCATTGAATAATAAAACAATAATAAAGATTGCGGAAAAGCTCAGGATTGTTTTAATTGTTGCTTTAATAGAAAAAATAAAATGATAGTTTACATTTGCCTTCAAAAGTCGCGCACTCGCGATCGCGGTAAGTTGTGACCCAACATATCCTAGAATCAATCCTGATAATAATGAGATAACACCAATATAAAGTGTTTCATACGTTAAAATTTTAGAAATTGTTTTTTTAGGCATTCCGAGTAATGTATACAGGCCCAGTTCTTTTTGACGACGACGAATGAGAAACTGATTTGCATAAAGAATTAAAAATGCAAAAACGACTGAAATGATTGCCGACATCACGTTCATGGTGGTCACCAATGCTTGAACAGCTTGACCTTGGCCCGATGTCATTTTTAAAATAGATGATTGTTGTTCAAACGAACCAAATATATAGAATAAGGCTACCGAGAAGGTGAGCGTAATAAAATATACAGAGTAATCTTTGTAACTTTTCTTAACATTTCTAAGTGCTATTTTTAAATACATAGAGGTCTCCTTTATAACGTAATAATCGTTGTAATCACAAAACTTGATAAAGCTTGTCCGATTGCTTGTTCCTCTGCACTCATTTCGGAAAGCATGGGTTTGTTTTGCGTCTTTTCATCGTGTTCTCTTCGTTTATCATTTCTGATTTCATAACTTCTTATCATAGTTTTTAAGTGTGTTTTCATATACATTCTCCTTGTTGTATTTAGTATAGATTGAATCCGAATTTTGAACCATCGAATCTTCTTACACTAAACTTACAACATTGTCATATAAAAAAAACACACCGTAAGGTGTGTTTAATCTTCAAGGGTAATGACTTTACTTGAGACACAGGTAATGATGAAATATACAAGATACATTACAATAATTGCACTGGTTGTGAGTATTGCAGGCATCATGGTATCGGGTGCGAGTCCTGCAAGATTCAAGTTCACATTCATCGCCTTAATACCGACATAGGCGTGAATTAACGCAATGATAAGCGGTAAAAAGAAGTATATTGAAATTTGTTTAAGAATAGAGTTCTTAATGAGTTTGGAATCTGCTCCAAGTTTTGAAAGTACACGATAACGTGCTTGATTGTCACTGGCTTCTGAAAGTTGTTGGAGGGCTAAGACAACCACACTACTCAACAAGAAGACAAGTCCTAAGTAAAGTCCAACATAAGTAAATAATAGTTCTGTTCCATTCATGGATTCTTTCACTTCATCAGAACTTATGATGGAATGGTACAATCCCAAAGATTTTCCTTCGAGACTGTCTTGAATCGTAGAAACAAGTACATTCTGTGCTCCATCAACATCGATGTTATACACAAATGTGTTTTGATTCCACGCATCGTTTGAGATCATCTGTGATTTCAAAGTTGGAAGGTAGGAATCATTTACTACAAAAAGTGCACCATGAATCATGGATCCATTCGCAACTCTTACAGGTTTAACATCATGATTTGCTTGAAGATTGAACGATTCACCAAGCACTTCAATCGATTTTAGTTTCACTAAGTCGGTGTTTTGTAAACCTGCCGTTGGCGCTTTTTGGAAAAAGATTTCTTGTTCTGATAGATCAATTGGTTCAAACCCTTCATGCATCCGTAATGCATTAAAATCAGACTGTGTCATAAAGAGAATGCGTTGATTACGATAAATATCTTCATGCATTCCCATAGCCTCTGCTTCAAGTCCAAGATCATAAATCGATGCAGAGACATGATTTTTAAGCCCCACAACATCTTCAAATAAACTTGAGTAATCTTGACCTTCAGATCCCGAAACAACAACACTGACATCATATCCAGTTGCTTTCTCAACTTCATTGCCGAGAACATAATTTAAATTGAATGCCGTCGCAAGGGCACCGATTGCGATCAAGAGCATGAGGGTAATTACTGACATCATTTTGTATGTCGAACTAATTTTCGCACTTACCTGACGAAAAACAAAACTGTTTAAACCCTTGTTGTAGCGTTTTTGATTTATCTGCATAAACTTAAGCATAAACCCAGAAAAAGAAAGGAACAACATAAAGGTTCCCAACGCTCCTGTCACAAGGACTAAGGGAAGCAAACGAATCAGTTCTAAAGGTTTTAATGCAAGTTTGTAAGCATATCCAATAAGCACACATGCCAGGATAAAGATTACAACACTCATCCAAGTTTTGCGCACTTTAAGCGTCTCATTTTGACGCTTCGAACGTAGAAGATCGATTAACTTGTACTTATTCAAGATCACGCCGTTAAAAATCATTACAACGATAAAAATCATCATAAAGCATAATATTGTTTTAAACGTGGCGGACATGGAAAATACAAAATGATATTGTGTTGAAACACTTAAAACCTTAGCACTCAAAAGCGTTGTAATTTGTGATAAGGCAAGACCCAAGAGTAATCCTGATCCTAATGAGAACACACCGATATAAAGCGTTTCATAGATGAGTATGCGAGATATATAACGTTTGGGCATACCTAATAAAGTATAGACACCCAATTCCTGATGACGACGCTTAATTAAAAAATGATTCGCGTAAAGAATTAGGAAGGCAAACACAACCGCAGCAACAATCGACATCGCATTCATAATACGAATTAATGCTTCAACCATCGATCCTTGCGATGTACTTAAATTCATAATCGAAGCCTGTGCTCCAAAGGAAGAAAAAACGTAGAAAAGAGATACCGAGAAGGTTAAAGTAATGAAATAGATAAAGAAATCTCGATAGCTCTTCTTAACATTACGAAGCGCGAGTTTAGAGTACATTAGCGGAATCGCCTCCAAGTAAGGTTACAACGTCAATAATCTTATCAAAAAATTCTTTACGACTATCATTTCCTCGTACCAATTCATTAAAGATTTTTCCGTCTTTGATGAAAAGAATGCGTTTCGCATAACTTGCACTGAAGGCATCATGGGTTACCATCATGATTGTTGCTTGTTCTTGTTCGTTTAATTCTTGAAGTTTCTCAAGCAACATACGACTTGATTTTGAGTCTAATGCTCCTGTCGGTTCATCCGCTAAAACAAGACTTGGGTTAGTGATTAATGCACGGGCCGAAGCGACACGTTGTTGTTGTCCACCTGACATTTGATATGGAAATTTTTGAAGAACCTCTTCGATATCCAAAAGACGGGCAACACTTTGAATGCGTTGATCAATTTCTTTATGATTTATATTTTGAATTGTGAGCGCTAAAGCTATATTCTCATATGCAGTCAGTGTATCCAGTAAATTAAAATCTTGGAAGATAAAACCAAGTTGTTCACGTCGGAATCGTTGTAAGTGATCTTTCTTAAGTTTTGTAATATTTTGACCATTCACACCAATGGTACCGCTGGTCACCGAGTCAATTGTGGAAATGCAATTAAGAAGCGTCGTTTTACCAGAACCTGATGGTCCCATAATTCCTACAAACTCCCCTTTTTCAATTGTGAATGAGACACCATCAAGTGCCTTGGTAATATTTCCTTTTTTACCGTAGTATTTTTCGATATTGTTTACATCTAGTATTGTTGTCATAAGCAACCTCCTACAATTAGTCTAAAGAATTCTTGATGGTACTACCATTCATTATCATTACAGTTTTATGACATTATTGTCACTTACTTTTATTATAGTGTATTTGGACAAAAAAAACCTCGATCTCGAGGTTACTTAAACATCATTTGTGATTTTGGAAATACAAAGGTTACACAGGTTCCCTCATGACTCTCAATTTTAACGTCCAAATTGAGTTTACGGCTTAAGGTTTTCACAAGATACAAGCCCATACCTGTCGCTTGTTTATTTTGACGTCCACGCTCACCAGTAAACCCGCGCTCAAAGACACGTTCTAAATCTCCTACAGGTATTCCTGGACCATTATCACAGATTATAAGTGATATTGAATGTTCTTGGATTGAAGTTGTAACATGAACAATGCCTTCGCCCTCATCCACATACTTTAAGGAATTAGAAAGCACTTGTTTTATCATAAACTCAAGCCACTTCGGATCACTATAAACATTTGCTTCGGTTACATCCAATTCAATTTGTATCTTTCGTTGAATAAAAATGGGTGCGAGTTCTTTAATCACATTACGAATGTGTGTATTTAAATTGAGCGCTTGAATCATATAATCTTTTTCAAGTGAACTTGATCGTGCATAAAAGAGCACCTGTTCAAGGTAATTTTCAACATGACTCATTTCACGCATCAACAAATTCATCTCCGCACTTGAATGGTTCGAAGCAATTAACTTTGCACCGGCCAAGGGCGTTTTAACTTCATGGATCCAAAGTTCAATATATTCTTTGTAGTCTTCTTGACGACGCTTATAATCACTGACACGATCAGCCATCGACTTATTCACTTCTTCCATCACTTCAATCCAAAGCGTCGCGTCCAAAAAACAACCCTCAGGAATCATTTCCGTCAAAAGATACTTTTGGTCCAAACCTTCCAAATTCATCAACAGTTCATCATAAAATCGTTTTCGGCGTGAAAACTCTACCACCAATACCACAACCAACACCAAGCCCAGTAGAAACATAACAATCCCAACAATTTCATGTTGAACACCCACTGCTGTTAGGAAAAACAAAACAACCACTTCCAAAACCCCAACAAGAATCAGAAGATATGCTTTATCCGCCAAAAAATCTTTAGTTTTCATGAATTGTATATCCCATCCCACGCTTTGTCTCGATAAAGTCCACAATTCCAATTTCCTCAAGTTTCTTGCGTAATCGATTAATATTTACTGTCAAGGTATTATCATCCACAAACCAATCCGTATTCCATAGGTACTGCATTAGATCTTGACGTGAAACAATACTCCCCTTATTCGCAATCAAATATGAAAGAATTCGTAATTCATTTTTCGTAAGTTCTTGTTCTTGTCCCATATAGCGTACCATTCCACGGGGTGTATCCAACTCTACACCCCTAAGCACAGTTACTGCGTTATCATTTTTTTCATAAGCACGTCGTAAAACAGATTGTAATCGTGCCAATAGGATTTGTAAATTATATGGTTTGGTAATAAAATCGTCCGCTCCTAAGTTCATCGACATAAGTTCATCCATCGTACTGTTTCGACTTGTTACGACAATAATCGGAACGGCACTGATTTTACGGATTTCTTTTGCAAGATAGTGACCTTCAACTTTTGGAAGTGATAAATCCAAAAGCACACAATCAGCCACCTCTTGTTTAAACGTTTCCATAACGTTTTTAAAATCAGTAATGAGGGTTGTCTCATATCCGTTCTTTTTTAAGAAACTGCTCAATTCATTACGAATCGTATCGTTATCTTCAATGATCATGATTTTATACATACACTGCCTCCAATTAAATCTATTATACACGAATCTTGTTTAAGGTTTTCTTAATTTGAACTTCTCCACTCATGGTATAATACACATAAAGGAGGATTCACCATGAATCTTATAATCTATCAAGACGCTCACACACTTTCGCTCCCTGAATACATCCGTCAATCCTTAACGGATAAAGCAGAGCTTGCACATATACGACTCCTTAATGGTAATTTCTATATTATTCTTAACTATCCCAGTTCACCCGAGAACATTCAACCCATCTGTATTGAACAAATCGGTTTGGACTTTAATCTCTATTGTCATGAGTCCGTCTCTTTTTCGTCGGATGTTCGAAATACTTCCTTAACGGACCTTCTCTTGCATACGCTTAAAAACTACGAAGTCATGGTCCAAGTTATTAACGCCAAACTTTCTGAATATGAAGAGTCGATGGAGAATCTTGTTACGAAAGCAAACATTAAAGCACTTTTTAGCTTAAGTCGTAAGTTAATCCGATATCAAACAGCGATTAATGCTATTGGTGATGTTACTAACTATATCGTCGAAGCAAAACCCGAAGCCCTTTGGCTATCTGAACTTTCTTCTGAATACACAAACATCCGAATTGAAGTCAATCAATTAGTTCAAAATATCGAGATGTATCAACAAATTATTAACTCTATTGTTGATGTATCGGAATCACTTTTTTCAAATCGTTTAAATAAAATTATGCAAACACTCACATCAATTACGCTTGTACTCTCAGTACCAACATTCATCACAAGTTTTTATGGCATGAACATCGACTTACCATTTCAAGATCACCCGCATGCTCTATTAATTGTTTTTATGTTTAGTTTTTTCTTAACTCTTGGGGTAGTCATATTCCTGCGTAAAAAAGACTACTTCTAAAAATCGACACGAACATTTAAGACTTTCCCAATCACTTCTACCGGCAACATCAACACTTCTTCTGCATTGTAATATTGCGTGGGATAGTCCGGGTTGGTTGCCTCAAGTATCATCAAATCATCTTTTAAAATAACACGCTTGACCGTCACTTCATCGCCTTGAATTAAAACAACAGCGATGTCACCCGAGACGATGTCTTGCGTTTTTTTTATGAAAATCAAATCACCCTCATAAATACGCGATCCCGTCATGGAATCACCCACAACCTTCAAAAAATAATCCCCTTGATCATACTCCCGTTTTGAAACTTCTTCATAAGCAATAATATCTTGATGGGCTAATAAGTCATACCCTGCTCTTACAACACCGAGAACGGGTTTAAAAAAATGATAAACCAAATAATCCGGAACATTGATTTTAAATAAATCTGACAAGCGTTCTTGCTTCTCTAAAGATATCTTTTTTATAATTCCTGCTTCCCACCGAGACACCGTCGATTTACTTACACCTACTGCATCCCCCACTTCTTCTAACGATAATTCATGCCGTGCTCTAAAAATCGAAACCAATTCTTGTAATGTCATAATCTCACCTCTTAACGTTATTATACGCAAAATGCAATCGCCAAACAACACGAGTGTTATTGTTGCGTAGTTCGATTGATTTACACAATATTTTAACTTATACTGAGTCTATTGAGGTGATTTTATGAAACAACGCTATATTCTACATTGTGATATTGACTACTGTTTTGCGCAAATTGAAATTATGAAAAACCCTTCCTTAGCCGATGTTCCAATGTGTGTTGGTGGTGATGAATCAAAACGACACGGTATCGTCCTAGCACGAAATCCGATAGCAAAGGCCAAGGGTGTGAAAACCGCAGAGACCTTAAATGAAGCTCGACGAAAATGTCCCGGTCTTGTGATTGTCCCTCCTTCATTTGATGACTACCTAACGATAAGTAATCAAGTTAAAGACATTTATCGCGAATATACGGATAAAGTTGAATCGTTTGGAATTGATGAAGCATGGGTTGATATTTCAGACTCTTTATTACTCTTTGGAAAACCGGGGGATATCGCCACCGAAATCCGCAAACGAATTAAAACAGAAATTGGTTTAACCGTCTCAATCGGTATGAGTTTTAATAAGATATTTGCGAAACTTGGATCCGATTTGAATAAACCTGATGGGCTAACGATTCTTATGGAATCTCATGTGAAATCGATGATTTGGCCGCTTCCCGTCCAAGATTTACTCTACGTTGGTCCTAGCACCCAAAAGAGTTTAAATAAAATGGGCATTCGCACCATTGGTGATCTTGCATGTGCGGATGAAAATCAGTTACACACTCATATTGGCAAAATGGGGAGTTTACTAAAGTCTTTTGCGAATGGTGATGATACTTCAGAGGTGAATCCACACACCGACCCTGCCAAATCAGTCGGTAATGGCATGACCACCCCGCAAGACCTTGTCTCAATCGAAGAAGTCCGACGCGTTTTATTTGTACTTGCGGAGTCTGTTTCAAGCCGGTGTCGTAACATTGAGAAAAAGGGAAGTGTCTTACGAATATGCATTCGTAATAACCAGCTTGAAACCCTATCAAGACAAAAGAAACTCAATCAACCTACTAATACGGTCGATCAAATTGTGAATGAATCGCTTTTCCTCATCGAACGCTATTGGGACCAAAAACAGCCTTTACGCAGTATCACCATTACACTTAGTGATCTCGTTTCCACCACCCAACCCATTCAACTATCTCTCTTTGATGAACCAGTATCCGCAATTGATGAAACCTTAGACAGCATTCGAGATCGCTTTGGACATCATGCCATCAAACGAGCCAATGTCCTGCTTCAAAAAAACCTCGAGAAACGAAACCCCAAAGCTCATATCACCAGTTTTGGTCATAACCAATAAAAAACACCTCATCTGGAACTGACCTAGTTCCGTGGGACTAAAGAAAAAAACCTCTTGTATGAGAATTATTGTAAAATAGTTCAATATAGGAGGTTTTTATATGGGAACACGAACTATGCATAGCTATGAGACAAAGATGAAAGTTATAGAAATGAAATTGGCAGGCTACTCAAGCAGGTTTATTCAGACTGAACTTGGAATAAAAAATGTAACACAAGTCAAAACATGGTGGAGATGGTATCGAAATGGTGAACACTATCGATTTTCTCAACCGGTAGGCAAGCAATATACTTTTGGAAAAGGGCCTGAAGGAGACACGGTCGAAGAAACACAAAGACTTAGAATTAAATCTTTGGAGCAACAAATTGAACTATTAAAAAAGTATTTGGAAAGAGAAAGGATGTGGTTCCTGAAATAATCATCAAGCTCGTTGAAGAGTATCGCAACACTGTATCTATTAAAGATATCTTGAATCTTTTTGGGGTACCTAAGTCAACGTATTACCGTTGGACTAAAAAAGAGCAACTAGAGTCTAATAATTATTCTGTCAATGAAGCATTAGTAATTGAACTTTGTAAAGAAAATAAATTTCGTTATGGATATCGAAAAATAACTGCATTAATTCGAAAAGAAAGAATTATCAATAAGAACACTGTTCAAAAAATAATGCAGAAACACCAATGTCAATGCCGTGTTAAGGTCAAACGGTATAGAAAAAACAAAAATCCGAAGATCATTATGCCCAATATCATTAATCGCGACTTTAAATCACTACGTCCTCTAGAGAAATTGGTGACAGATATCACTTACATCCCTTATGGCCATAAGATGCTCTATTTATCAACGATCATGGATTTATATAATGGTGAGATTATTGCGTCTACATTGAGTGACAGACAAAACCTAGAATGTGTGGTTGATACATTAAATCAACTTCCGGATATCGTTCAGCCATGTATTCTTCATTCTGATCAAGGGAGTGTCTATACATCAAAAGAGTATCAACTCAAAGTAAAAAATAAAAGCATTACCATGAGTATGTCCCGTAAGGGGACACCCGCTGATAATGCTCCTATCGAATCGTTTCATGCCTCGCTAAAGTGTGAAACATTCGAATTAAACCCAGAACTAAAGGGTTCTACTGAAATTGTATCACAAACTGTGATAAACTATTTAAAATATTACAATGAAAATCGAATACAAGAAAAGCTAGGATATCAATCTCCCGTAAATTATCGGTTAACTTCATCCTAACTTGGTTTTTTCTTTAGTCCCACGGAACTAGGTCAGTTCCTCTCGAAGTGTTTTTTTATGATTCTACTGGATGTTCTCGAGGGAAATTCATAACAACCTTAAATACATCGTCATCGACTGACCAAGTTGTTACTCCACCTAGTTGTTCAATGGTTTTGCGAACAATTTTAGATCCAAGTCCTCGTGACCCTTTATCCGTTGTTTTGGTGCTCTCCAAATCTTCATGATAAATCCCATCGAAACGATTGGAAATCATGACATCAATCCAATGATCACGAAGTTTCGATTTAACTGTAACGAAACGCTGTTCTTTCGGTAAAAGCAATACTGCTTCATATGCATTCTTAAGGAGATTTGTAAAAATGCGCACGATTTCAAGCTCCGTTAATTTAATCGTTTCATCCCAGTAGAGTGTACATTCAAAGGTAATTCCGTCATTGGTACACGTATTCGCAAATTCCTGCATAATCGCATCCAGTAAACCATAATTCGAATATGTCGGATGAGTCGTTAAACCATCAGACATTTGAACCCCCATCTCATCTAAAATATGAATTGCCGTTTCATAATCATTTTTTCTTAACAAGGTATTGATAGTTGAGAGTGTATTTTTATAATCATGACGAAACTCACGAAACGATTGTGTATAAACTTGATACGACTTATAGTGTTTTACCTGCATATCCAATTGTTTTTGAAGCGCGACAGTTTGTTTTTCATATTCTAGTGCTTCACACGATCTTACGGAATTTGCTACTACAATTGCAGCGACCCCCATAACCACGATACAAGTAAAGAGATACATAAGCGTGAACCATTGATCATTGGCTGTATAACGCCCCCCAAAACTAACAATTGTCAAATAAAAACCCAGGGATAATTTCATAGTCGTCACAAATAAAACTTGATCTGTATTCCGAAATAAAGCCTGAATTCGGGATGTCGTAACAGAAAATTTTTGAAGAATTATAAATAAAACAATCACAAAAATACAAGTAGTTTGAAAGCTGATCAAGTCACTCATCTTTCCCGATGCAATATAACGAATTGGCATACCTGTAATTAACGAATACATACAAAACACAAAAGCGCGTACAGTATAGAAATAGAATACATGCCGAACACTTGCATATGCAGCCATTGTCGTTGATATTTTATAAATAATTTTAAAACTAATAAACATAACTAAAAGCATGAAAAGATAGCTGACGTATGCTTCAAAATCAAAGCGTCGCGAAAAAAGAACTAATATCGAACTTAAAATCATACAAATTGCCAACGAAATA is a genomic window of Erysipelothrix amsterdamensis containing:
- a CDS encoding IS3-like element ISErh1 family transposase (programmed frameshift), coding for MGTRTMHSYETKMKVIEMKLAGYSSRFIQTELGIKNVTQVKTWWRWYRNGEHYRFSQPVGKQYTFGKGPEGDTVEETQRLRIKSLEQQIELFKKVFGKRKDVVPEIIIKLVEEYRNTVSIKDILNLFGVPKSTYYRWTKKEQLESNNYSVNEALVIELCKENKFRYGYRKITALIRKERIINKNTVQKIMQKHQCQCRVKVKRYRKNKNPKIIMPNIINRDFKSLRPLEKLVTDITYIPYGHKMLYLSTIMDLYNGEIIASTLSDRQNLECVVDTLNQLPDIVQPCILHSDQGSVYTSKEYQLKVKNKSITMSMSRKGTPADNAPIESFHASLKCETFELNPELKGSTEIVSQTVINYLKYYNENRIQEKLGYQSPVNYRLTSS
- a CDS encoding sensor histidine kinase — encoded protein: MRSYGNISLAICMILSSILVLFSRRFDFEAYVSYLFMLLVMFISFKIIYKISTTMAAYASVRHVFYFYTVRAFVFCMYSLITGMPIRYIASGKMSDLISFQTTCIFVIVLFIILQKFSVTTSRIQALFRNTDQVLFVTTMKLSLGFYLTIVSFGGRYTANDQWFTLMYLFTCIVVMGVAAIVVANSVRSCEALEYEKQTVALQKQLDMQVKHYKSYQVYTQSFREFRHDYKNTLSTINTLLRKNDYETAIHILDEMGVQMSDGLTTHPTYSNYGLLDAIMQEFANTCTNDGITFECTLYWDETIKLTELEIVRIFTNLLKNAYEAVLLLPKEQRFVTVKSKLRDHWIDVMISNRFDGIYHEDLESTKTTDKGSRGLGSKIVRKTIEQLGGVTTWSVDDDVFKVVMNFPREHPVES